The genomic DNA TATCTACCTCTTCATTCAATGATTCCACTTCAAAGCCCATTTCATCTTCTATTTCCATCACTACACCAGCACTAGCCATTACATGTTCGTAGGTGTAAATTGGACAGTCGAAGCGCAAAGCAATGGCTACAGCGTCGGAGGTTCTGCTGTCTAGTTCGATTTCGTTAGTTCCATCAAAACAAACCAATGCACTATAAAAAATGCCTTCAAGGAATTTATTGATGATGACTTCTCTCACTGTAATATTATAGGTTTCAGCAAAGGTTTTAAATAGATCATGGGTGAGGGGTCTTGCTGGTTTCATCTTTTCTACCTCAATAGCAATGGCTTGAGCTTCTAGCCCACCAACTATGATGGGAAGCCTTCTATTTCCTTTTTTTTCGTCTAAAATGAGCGCATAAGCTGAGCTCTGGGAGTGGCTATAGGATAAGCCAAATATTTTCAATTCTATCTTTTGCATAATCTTAAAAAAGTGTAACAAATGTACATTATTTTTTGAATTTGAGCTCAGGATTCGGTAATAATAAGGCATGAAAAAAGCCAAAGTTCTCACTTCAGCTCTCTCTATTTTGTATAGGCTGTTCTACTGGTTCAATGCAGATTTGCCTTCATCTGTAATCATTGATGGTGTCCATTGAGGCTCCCATACTAAATCAACTTGTACTTCATATTCTGAGTATTCGTTTTCAATAACGGTTTTTACATGGTTGATTATGGTATCTCCAACAGGGCATCCTCTAGCTGATAATGTCATGATGACTTGAATTTTCTTTTCATCTTCTTGGTGATGTATCTCGTAGATTAAACCTAAATCTACTATATTTATGGCTACTTCAGGATCAATAACTGTTTTAATTTGGTTAAGAATATTTTGTTCTGTTTTTGTAAGATTATCTAACATGGGATTTATTTTAATGGTTTCAAATTCTCTTTATGTAAAACGATTTTCATTGTATTGTAAGTATAGAGGAAAGCTGTAATAAACAAGGCAATAACTCCTCCATAAAATGTAAGTTTGCAATGAACAAATAGGCTAATATTCAATAGTATAATTGCGGTGATAAAACTGTAATAATGAGCATTTGCTATTTTCTCTGAATATAGGTCAGCCGGAAGTGGAGTTTTGAATTTCCCTACTTTATCTTGATATCTGGCCAGCCAAAGAATAAAAGGAAGTGTTTTATACATTTGTCCTAAAATAAGGGAGGTGAAGAATCCCAAAATAAGATTCATTCCAAATGCCAAGCTCAGCGGTATAATTTGAGCTGATAGAAAATCAGGAGCCAGAAATACCAATAATCCATTTATAAAACTTGCAGCCAATAAAAGGAAGGATAGAACGGTCAATTTCATTCCAATATCCAGTCTCTTTCTTAATCTGTTTTTA from Lentimicrobium sp. L6 includes the following:
- a CDS encoding metal-sulfur cluster assembly factor translates to MLDNLTKTEQNILNQIKTVIDPEVAINIVDLGLIYEIHHQEDEKKIQVIMTLSARGCPVGDTIINHVKTVIENEYSEYEVQVDLVWEPQWTPSMITDEGKSALNQ
- a CDS encoding bifunctional nuclease family protein: MQKIELKIFGLSYSHSQSSAYALILDEKKGNRRLPIIVGGLEAQAIAIEVEKMKPARPLTHDLFKTFAETYNITVREVIINKFLEGIFYSALVCFDGTNEIELDSRTSDAVAIALRFDCPIYTYEHVMASAGVVMEIEDEMGFEVESLNEEVDNELEILNLMELEESLKSAIENEEYEKASVIRDEIGRRKNQ